The Fervidicoccaceae archaeon genome contains a region encoding:
- a CDS encoding TRAP transporter large permease subunit → MSPLLAGFLAYAVLTILLLLGMPVAFALGVTSLLFALVFVGYAELNMLAVRLFEALNDFSYLAIPMFVLLGAVVARTRAGEDFYEATKRLLKRLPGSLGLSTIATSTAFAALTGVSAAATAAVGKIAIPQMLKRGYHPRIAAGSVVAGGTLGILIPPSITMIVYGIATDTSIGKLFLGGVIPGLALAGLYAATTCLYHVYLDRRARGADSSSVGRESLDERGDPQSTTKLLLRTVPFIAIIVFILGSIYAGVASPNEAGALGALFALLIATALYRPRLSDYFKMLDDTVKESVFLLFLIAMSFLYGIVLTRLHFSQEFAELIARAGLAKWQLVLVVNLFLFLLGMFLPPVSIIVITTPILQPVVTAAGIDPIWYGVMLTINLEAGLITPPVGLNLFVVKGIAPDISFSDILKGGLVYLLCIAIMLILIYFFPGLVLWLPSRMMR, encoded by the coding sequence ATGAGCCCCCTCTTAGCGGGGTTCTTGGCCTACGCCGTTCTCACGATACTCTTATTGCTCGGCATGCCCGTGGCCTTCGCTCTGGGAGTCACGTCTCTGCTCTTTGCGTTGGTATTCGTGGGATATGCGGAGTTGAACATGCTCGCTGTCAGGCTCTTCGAGGCCCTCAACGACTTCTCATATCTGGCTATACCTATGTTCGTCCTATTGGGTGCGGTGGTCGCCAGGACTAGAGCTGGCGAAGACTTCTACGAAGCCACCAAGAGGCTCCTTAAGAGGTTGCCCGGCTCTCTGGGCCTCTCCACCATAGCGACTTCGACGGCTTTCGCCGCTCTCACGGGCGTGAGCGCAGCCGCCACGGCGGCCGTGGGCAAGATCGCAATCCCGCAGATGCTCAAGAGAGGATACCATCCGCGGATAGCCGCGGGCTCCGTGGTGGCCGGAGGAACGCTCGGCATATTGATACCGCCGAGCATAACCATGATAGTTTACGGCATAGCCACGGACACCTCCATAGGCAAGCTATTCCTGGGCGGAGTGATACCCGGCCTCGCGTTGGCAGGCCTCTACGCCGCGACGACCTGCCTCTACCACGTCTACCTCGATAGGAGAGCTCGAGGGGCCGACTCTTCTTCTGTGGGAAGAGAGTCCCTCGATGAGAGAGGGGATCCTCAATCGACCACTAAACTACTGCTCAGGACCGTCCCGTTCATCGCGATAATAGTCTTCATCTTAGGCTCCATCTACGCCGGTGTTGCCTCGCCCAATGAAGCCGGAGCGCTGGGCGCCCTCTTCGCCCTTCTCATCGCGACGGCGCTCTACAGGCCTAGGCTCAGCGACTACTTCAAGATGCTCGACGACACCGTGAAGGAGTCGGTATTCCTGCTGTTCCTCATAGCCATGTCCTTCCTCTACGGAATAGTCCTCACGAGGCTCCACTTCTCGCAGGAGTTCGCCGAGCTCATAGCTCGAGCGGGCCTCGCTAAGTGGCAGCTCGTCCTCGTCGTCAACCTCTTCCTGTTCCTATTGGGCATGTTCCTACCTCCCGTTTCGATAATAGTGATAACCACGCCCATACTTCAGCCGGTCGTGACGGCTGCGGGCATAGACCCAATATGGTATGGCGTGATGCTCACCATAAACTTGGAGGCCGGCCTCATCACCCCTCCAGTCGGCCTCAATCTCTTTGTCGTGAAGGGCATAGCGCCTGATATATCATTTAGCGATATACTCAAGGGAGGCCTGGTTTATCTATTGTGCATAGCCATAATGCTGATCTTGATATACTTCTTCCCGGGTCTCGTCCTCTGGTTGCCAAGTCGCATGATGAGATGA
- the folP gene encoding dihydropteroate synthase, producing MTESEAHLGRVPVGDRHPVRVIGVINVSPESFYAGSVARGREEIARRAARLAEEGADIIDVGGRSTAPYLETEVPLEVEIERVAEAVEAVKSAVDVPISVDTFRARVAEEALKRGAEIVNDVTGLRGDQRMLYVLREYEPSLIVCASDDGVRAGPDPLEKILRTLRWSLERLEQIDYDVSRVVVDPCIGFFRRESIPWYLWDLKVLAGLRRLRELGRPIVVGVSRKSFIGVATGRERPEERLPGSLAMTAVALLGGAHAVRTHDVEATRDVARAIEAFARYGVPLEIKYPR from the coding sequence TTGACAGAGTCGGAGGCGCATCTGGGCAGAGTCCCGGTCGGGGATCGCCACCCCGTCAGAGTGATAGGCGTCATCAACGTTTCTCCTGAGTCCTTCTACGCCGGGAGCGTCGCGCGAGGCAGAGAGGAGATCGCGAGGAGAGCGGCGAGACTCGCCGAAGAGGGCGCCGACATCATAGACGTTGGGGGCAGGTCGACCGCGCCGTACCTCGAGACTGAGGTCCCTCTCGAGGTGGAGATCGAGAGAGTGGCCGAGGCGGTGGAAGCGGTGAAATCAGCGGTCGATGTCCCGATATCCGTGGACACATTCCGAGCGAGAGTGGCCGAGGAGGCCCTGAAGCGCGGCGCTGAGATCGTCAACGACGTCACGGGTCTCAGAGGAGACCAGCGAATGTTGTATGTTCTGCGCGAATACGAGCCCTCCCTCATAGTGTGCGCAAGCGACGACGGCGTGCGAGCGGGACCCGACCCTCTCGAGAAGATCCTGAGGACCCTCAGATGGTCTCTCGAGAGGCTCGAGCAAATAGACTATGACGTGTCGAGAGTGGTCGTCGACCCCTGCATCGGATTCTTCAGGAGAGAGTCGATTCCGTGGTATCTCTGGGACCTGAAGGTGCTGGCCGGTCTGCGGAGGCTGCGAGAGCTCGGGAGGCCCATCGTCGTTGGCGTGTCGCGGAAATCGTTCATTGGAGTAGCGACCGGGCGCGAGAGACCCGAAGAGAGGCTGCCGGGCAGCTTAGCCATGACCGCCGTGGCGCTGCTCGGCGGAGCTCACGCCGTGAGGACGCACGACGTCGAGGCGACTAGAGACGTTGCGAGAGCGATCGAGGCCTTCGCGAGATACGGTGTTCCTCTCGAGATAAAATACCCGAGGTAG
- a CDS encoding magnesium transporter: MAPVESLSERLKRERGSLKESLFSMSIAVGGEVAYSAALVSARGLMLTVPTIPLLIPVLAQARGGVYSSIASSASTRLHFGLGPSKLRDPWVASRLLAASLVLLVVSLAASIFIYVGTRGLVGFAELLYASSTSLLLANFFLFPFTLLLAVWSFRRGWNPDNVMAPILMLMGDVATVPTLIAVVLVLHRAGALPAALLALLTLALSAVFVIALKEGRIEGALIGEALRSFTVQNGGAVLLSVLIEAAAGVVLEKNVELVAAYAGVLGTLPVMMQRSGALACITASRMSTGLHLGTYPSSIRPRGELVDELLRNLLLGLFGYAVASCTGMAGAALSGAHVDVIHTLIVLLLVALVLTPMIPVLAHIIAVTGFRLGLDPDNFSLPTLAALMDLLTISSIVAVLKII, translated from the coding sequence GTGGCGCCGGTGGAAAGTCTCAGCGAGAGGCTCAAGCGAGAGAGAGGTTCCCTCAAAGAGTCTCTCTTCTCCATGAGCATTGCCGTTGGAGGGGAAGTAGCCTACAGCGCGGCCCTCGTCTCTGCGAGAGGCCTCATGCTCACCGTACCAACCATCCCGCTGCTCATTCCCGTGCTCGCGCAGGCGCGCGGCGGCGTTTACTCGAGCATCGCCTCGAGCGCCTCGACGAGGCTCCACTTCGGCCTCGGACCTTCTAAGCTGAGGGACCCTTGGGTCGCCTCTAGGCTCCTCGCCGCGAGCCTCGTGCTCCTCGTGGTAAGCCTGGCGGCCTCGATCTTCATCTACGTTGGGACGAGAGGTCTCGTTGGATTCGCGGAGCTCCTCTACGCCTCCTCCACCAGTCTCCTGTTGGCGAACTTCTTCCTCTTCCCCTTCACTCTCCTCTTGGCCGTATGGAGCTTCAGGCGAGGATGGAATCCCGACAACGTGATGGCCCCTATCCTCATGCTCATGGGGGACGTCGCGACGGTCCCGACTCTGATCGCGGTCGTGCTCGTTCTCCACCGAGCGGGGGCTCTCCCGGCCGCTCTCCTCGCATTGCTGACGCTCGCGCTGAGCGCGGTCTTCGTCATTGCGTTGAAAGAGGGGAGAATCGAAGGCGCGCTCATAGGAGAGGCTCTGCGAAGCTTCACGGTCCAGAACGGGGGAGCGGTGCTTCTCTCAGTCCTCATAGAGGCGGCCGCTGGGGTAGTCCTCGAGAAGAACGTAGAGCTCGTAGCCGCCTACGCGGGAGTCCTCGGGACTCTCCCCGTCATGATGCAGAGGTCGGGAGCTCTCGCGTGCATCACGGCCTCCAGAATGTCGACTGGGCTTCACCTTGGCACTTACCCGAGCAGCATTCGGCCGAGAGGAGAGCTTGTCGACGAGCTCCTCAGAAACCTCCTATTGGGCCTCTTTGGTTATGCCGTGGCCTCGTGCACCGGCATGGCCGGAGCCGCTCTGAGCGGAGCGCACGTGGACGTCATCCACACCCTCATCGTTTTGCTGTTGGTGGCTCTCGTGCTGACGCCGATGATCCCGGTCTTGGCGCACATCATCGCTGTGACGGGCTTCAGACTAGGCCTTGACCCGGACAACTTCAGTTTGCCGACTCTGGCGGCCCTCATGGATCTGCTCACGATCTCGAGCATCGTTGCTGTGCTCAAAATAATCTAG